The Candidatus Omnitrophota bacterium genome segment ATGGTGACCCGCCTTGGACTCGAACCAAGCGCCCACGGCTTAAAAGGCCGTTGCTCTACCGGATGAGCTAGCGGGTCATTAGCCTTTTATTTCGGACTCTTTTTCTTTAAGAGCGGTATCTATCTTTTTGATGTATTCGTCGGTCAGTTTCTGGACCTTGTCCTTGGTGTCGAACTTGTCATCCTCGGTCATCTTATTCTGTTTCTCGAGTTTAACCGCCTCGTCTATCGCCTGATGCCTTGAATTCCTTATCGATATCTTTCCTTCTTCAGCGATCTTGTGCAGAACCTTCGCCAGCTCTTCCCTTCTTTCGTGGGTCAGCTGGGGCATGGAAAGACGAATGACCTTCCCGTCATTGACCGGGGTTATACCTACATCCGAGGACATTATCGCTTTCTCTATCATGTCCATGGAATTTTTGTCCCACGGCTGTATTACTATAAGCCGCGGTTCGGGCGTCGTGATATTAGCAAGCTGCTTGAGCGGGGTCTTCGTGCCGTAATAATCCACTCGTATCGCTTCCACTAAACGAGGATGCGCTCTTCCCGTACGTATGGTCGAGAACTGTTTCTGTACGGCTTCCACCGTGGTATCCATCCTTGATCTGGTCTCTTTCAATATTCTGCCAAGTTCAGTGTCATGCATAAGTTCACCTCTCAACTTATTGTGGTGCCTATCTTCTTGCCTTCAATGGCTTTCTTGATATTACCCTTTTTCTTTATGTTAAAGACAACTATTGGCATATCGTTATCCATGCAAAGGCTTACAGCAGTGGCATCCATCACTTTAAGCTTCTTGCGAAGAACCTCCATGTAGGAAAGTTCATCGAACCTCTTTGCTTTCTTGTGCTTTACGGGATCTTTTGAATAGACCCCGTCGACCTTGGTCGCCTTGAGTATCATGTCCGCGCCTATCTCGGTGGCCCTGAGGGCCGCGGCTGTATCGGTCGTAAAATACGGATTTCCCGTGCCGCAAACGAATATTACCACTCTTCCTCTTTCAAGATGGCGCACCGCTCGGCGCCTTATGTAAGGCTCGGCAAGTTCCCTCATCTCGATGGCGGTCATGACCCTTGTTTCGACCCCTATCCTTTCAAGGGCGTCCTGCAAGGCGAGACCGTTCAGCATGGTGGCAAGCATACCCATGTAATCGGCGTTGGACCTGTCCATCCCGCTGCTGGCC includes the following:
- a CDS encoding ribosome recycling factor, which codes for MHDTELGRILKETRSRMDTTVEAVQKQFSTIRTGRAHPRLVEAIRVDYYGTKTPLKQLANITTPEPRLIVIQPWDKNSMDMIEKAIMSSDVGITPVNDGKVIRLSMPQLTHERREELAKVLHKIAEEGKISIRNSRHQAIDEAVKLEKQNKMTEDDKFDTKDKVQKLTDEYIKKIDTALKEKESEIKG
- a CDS encoding UMP kinase; its protein translation is MAKKKQAKRVVLKISGEALMGDLGFGIDPDVNNSIAAQIKEIRRQGVEIALVIGGGNIFRGLAAASSGMDRSNADYMGMLATMLNGLALQDALERIGVETRVMTAIEMRELAEPYIRRRAVRHLERGRVVIFVCGTGNPYFTTDTAAALRATEIGADMILKATKVDGVYSKDPVKHKKAKRFDELSYMEVLRKKLKVMDATAVSLCMDNDMPIVVFNIKKKGNIKKAIEGKKIGTTIS